The sequence CGTACCTCCCACAGTGTACATATGCCGCTTGCGGCATGTCTGATCAGCTTGCTGTGCAGCTCTTGCACAGGCCGATTTCCGTACTGCATTACTTGAAATTTTATCGGATACTGGAATCGGTTGCAACTTTTAACCGGTTCAGTCCTCTTTTGCCCCGAGTGCGAATGTGATATCCGCCTCGCAGGCGACTTCACCTTCCACAGTTGCCACCGCATGCCCTTTGCCGATCGATCCGCGCATCCGTGTGATTTCCACTTTCAGATGCAGCACGTCCCCCGGCACGACCTGGCGCTTGAAACGGCAGTTGTCGATGCCCGCGAAGAATGCCAGACGGCCTTTGTTCTCTTCCTTCTGCAGGATCGCGACCGCACCGACCTGGGCCAGCGCTTCGACGATCAGGACACCCGGCATGACGGGATATCCAGGAAAGTGGCCGTTGAAATAGTCTTCATTGACACTTACGTTCTTGAATCCTTCCGCCCGTACGCCCGCTTCGACTTCGAGGATGCGGTCGACGAGCAGGAATGGGTAGCGGTGCGGGATGATAGCCTGGATCTGTTCAGCTGTCAGCATGGAATTCCCCCTTTGGCGTATACTATTCTTTCCCGTTCATGATATCGAAAATGTGCGTCCATGTCTCTTTTTGGAAGACATCACCGGCCGGACCGTCCCCGAGGATGCTGTAGCCGATCATCGCGCCGGCAATGACTGCCACAGCTAATAACAAAATGACGAGCAGGACACGGACATAGATCGGCAGGATGCGGATCTGCACCCAGCGGACCGGTTTCACATCCGCCGCTTCTTCGTCTGCTTGTGCGTTCGCGGCTGCCGGCCGTTCGTTCCGTGTTTCAGGAACCGTCTGTCCGGCATACGGCTCTTTGCTCCGTCTGCTGCGCACCGGCTTCTCCTGTTCCGCTGCTGTCTCGGCAACGGTTGCGGCATGCGCTCTTCTTGCTTCCGTGCGGCTCATGATCGGTTTTTGCGACGATTCTGCCGGTGTTTCTGCCGGTGTGCTTGTGATTCGTTTCTCTTCGGTCATATCAATGCTCCCCACTTCGCTCACCGGATGTTGTTGACCAGGCCGAGCATCTGATCAGCGATGGAGACCGTACGTGAGTTGAATTGATACGATCGCTGGACGTTGATGAGGTCTGTCATTTCTTTTTGATAGTCCACGTTGGAACCTTCGAGCGCCCCCTGCCGGATGGCAATCTCCGATTCCGCAGCTCCAGTAAGTTCTGTTAAAATATCCGCTTCCGTGACGCCGAGTTCATCCAGATTGTCCGGCACTTTGAAATGTGTCGACGACAGCCGCGTCATCAGGTTCGGCCGCTCCATGCGTGTGATGCCCAGGGTGACCGTCTGTTCCGTGCCGTCCGCCCGTCTTGCCGTCAGCACACCGCCGTCCCGCAATTCGAAGTCAGCAACCGTTCCGGTGAAGGAGATCGGTCTGCCGGCACTGTCCGCGACTGCATTGCCTTCCCCGTCGACGAGCGCCATCCGGTTCCCGTCAGGCGACAGGTAGAAGTTCCCCTGGCGCGTGTAGACGGTCTCCCCTCCTGCGAGTACATTGAAATACTGTTTCGGCTCCGTCAGCGCAAAGTCGAGATTCCGGTCCGTCGGCTGAAGAGTGCCGACTTTCCAGTTCATCTGCGTCTGGGCAAGCATCGCACCGACACCATAGCGGATGCCTGCAGGCGTTTCGCGCGGTGCCTTGTCCGCCTTGTCATTATTGAACTGCTGGTAGAGCATCTCCTGGAAGCTCGCCTGGTTCGCCTTATAGCCGTGTGTCGTCAGGTTGGACAGGTTATTGCCGATCATATCGATATTGTTCTGCAGCTGGTTCATGGTGTTGACAGCTGTTGTCATCGTTCGGATCATCTCGGTTGACTCCTTTCACTCATGCAGCGGACGCGGTCAGCCATTGACCCGGCCCACTTCGGACACCGTTTTTTCCATGCTGCGGTCATACGCCTGAAGCACTTTCTGGTTCGCTTCGAACGCGCGGTAGGCCGTCATCATATCCGTCATCGTGCGGGCGGCATCGACATTCGACTGTTCGACGAACCCCTGCTGGAACGAATAGGTGACGCCGTCTGTATCTGCTGCGTCCGGCAGGTCCTCTGATGCATAGAACAGACCGTTATCACGCTTTGCGAGCGTCTCCGGCTGTGCGGCGAACCCGATGCCGAGACGGATGCCCTGTCCGGCGCCGCCATAGGAGATGACGCCTTCAGGCGAAACATCGAAGTCATCGTCCGGCAGCTGGATACGCTGACCGCGGTCATCGAGTACGTAGTTTCCGGAAGCATTCGTCAGGTAGCCTTCCGCGTTGAGGGCAAAGTTCCCGTTTTTCGTGTAGGCCCGTTCCCCACCCGGCCCTTCGAGTGTGTAGAATACGGCGCCCGGACGTCCTGTTTCTTCATCGACAGGCAGTGAGCCGTCGATGAGGGCGATATCCGTCGTCAGTTCCGTTTCGCGGAGCTGGCCCTGCATGAACAGCGGGGCTGTCTCCTGCATGTACGTCCCGGTGGACAGCTGACCGACCGGGCGCAGCCCTTTCATCTGAAACCGGTTCTCGACCGGGATCTTCGCCGTCTCGAGGCTGGACAGAAGCATTTCCGGGAATGACCGGATGGATGACTGCTCGGCCTTGAATCCGGGGGTATTGGCGTTCGCCATATTATTTGAAAGCATTTCGGTTCTGCGCTGCTGTGCAATCATGCCGGAACCGGCTGTATAGAATCCACGGAACATCCGCTCCGCCTCCTTTGTGCTGTGATGCAAATGGTCCAGTGGCTGCTGTCTTCAAGATTTCCTGCGTTTTTTATCCAGGCTGTCGAGCATGATGCCTGTCCCTTTCGCCACACAGGCAAGCGGATCCTCTGCTGTGAATACCGGTACTTTGAGCTCTTCTGCAAGCAGCTGATCGAGTCCGCGGAGCAGTGCGCCGCCCCCTGTAAGGATGATGCCGCGGTCGATGATGTCCGCGGACAGTTCCGGCGGTGTCTTCTCGAGCACGTTCTTCGCGGTGTGGAGGATCCAGGCGACCGATTCCTCCATCGCATCGCTGACCTCCTTCGACGTGATGGTCACTGTGCGCGGAAGTCCGGAGACAAGATCGCGCCCGCGGATGGCCAGCTCTTTTTCTTCGCCGCCCGGGAACAGCGACGTGACGGCGATTTTGACGTCTTCAGCGGTGCGTTCCCCGATCAGCAATTTATGGTTTTTCTTGATGGATTGGATGATATCGTTATCGAACGTATTGCCGGCGATCTTGATGGATGCGGAGGTGACGATATCCCCCATGGAGAGCACTGCGACGTCCGTCGTCCCGCCGCCGATGTCGATGACCATGTTGCCGCTCGGCTGGTAGATATCCATGCCGGCGCCGATTGCTGCGACTTTCGGTTCAGCTTCCAGGAACACCTGGCGGCCACCCGATTTCTGGACGGCTTCCTTGATGGCCTTCTGTTCGACGCTTGTGACATCGGTCGGGCAGCAGATCAGGATGCGGGGCTTCGAGAACCAGCCTTTCACCTTCAGCCGGTCGATGAACCCTTTCAACATCGCTTCGGTGCTGTCGAAATCAGCGATGACACCGTCTTTCAAGGGACGCATGACCTGGATATTACCGGGGGTGCGGCCGATCATCAGGTGCGCTTCCTCCCCGACCGCCACCATGCTTTTCGCTGCAGGATCGACTGCGACCACGGATGGTTCGTTCAGTTCGATCCCTTTTCCTTTCACATGTATCAGTACATTGGATGTACCCAGGTCAATGCCGATATCTTTCGCAAACATCTCATCCCTGCCCCTTCCGTTCGTCCGGCCGGTAAATTGGAAATTTACACGTTCTCCTAACTTAACATTTTATCACAATGTTCTCCAAAAGAACATATTAAGTGCCGAATTTCGCTGATTTGGCGCACTCGGCCAGGGCTGTCCGGCCGCCTTCCAGAAATCCCCGCGAAAAAGCGGACCAGCTGTGCCGCTAGTCCGCTTTTGTGTCGGTTTCGATCAGTTTCTGCTGTTCCATTTTCCATTTCTGGCGTGTAGCTTCGCCGCCTCTCAGATGGCGGATGGATTTGTGGTAGGCCAGCACCTTGGCGACGTCTTCCGATAAAGCGGAATCGATGTTGGGCAGCCGTTCCGTCAGGTCTTTGTGGATCGTGCTTTTCGAGTAGCCCGTTGCTTTTGCGAGTGCCCGCACCGTGAGTCCCGTTTCGATCAGCAGGTTGCCGAGGCGAACGCTGCGCCTCCGAATTTGTTCGTGCACACCCTCTTCCTTTCTCGTCGTCCATTTGTTCTTTCACTGTATGCGGCAGGCTGGGGGTGTATTCCTTTTGGGGGCTGGGTGCTGGGTCGTTGGTGTGTGGTTGCTTGAGCGGTTGTGTAGTTTGCTTGAGCGGTTCTCTCCCCTGCTTGAGCGCCGTCGCTCGCTCCGACGACGGCACTAACAGAAAAGGCGCAGCGGCAGCGGAGCCCGACAAGTCAGTCTTGGTTTTGATTTGGTGAAGGGCATGATGCGCGAGCGGGTGACTGCCTGGCAATGATGGTTCCCCGCGAGATGGGGTGTGTGGCGCTGTCTCGAACAGGGTGTCTGTGCACGCCACAATTCGCGGAAGGACGCGAATGGCTGCCGTGCACAGGCACCCTGGGGAGTTCGGCGGAATCGGGCGGGTTGGATGCTGGAACGGGCGGGTTGCATGACGGAACGGGCGAGTCGGACACCGGATTGGGCGGGTTCAACCTTGAAACGGGCGGGTTGCTGCTGGAAACGGGCGGGTTCATCTCCGAAACGGGCGGGTCGGTCGTCGAGTGGAGCGCTTCACCGACGCACGCAAAAAAGCCTGCCGGAGGGGGCAGGCTGGATGTGGTTATTGGAAAGCCAGGAACGAATGCGGGTTGACCGCGACGTTGTCTTTCTGGACTTCGAAGTGCAGGTGGATGCCGGCAGCTGCGTTCCATTCGTTTTCCGCCGTTGTCGCGAGCACTTCACCTTGCTGGATTTCGTCGCCCTCTTTCACCAGGATGCCGGTGACGGAGCGGTAGATCGTCTTCAGGCCGTCTTTGTGCGAGAGTACGATTTCGTCGCCTTGGAACGGATCGGAAATAATTTTATCGACTTTCCCGCTCATGGCTGCGACGACTTCGAATGGCTGGCCGCCGACGGACAGTGTCACACCTTCGTTCGTCACGTATTGCTGCTTGAAGACGAGCAATGCGTTTTCACGTGTGGCTGCGTCAGCTTCCGGATCGTAGAAATCTTGTAAAATAGCGACTTGGTCAAGCAGGTCTTCCTTGAATGGATACTTCAGATTCTCGGCTTTGGCGTTCGTTTCAACGGTGACGCCTCCTTTGTCCTTGCCTGTTTCTTTCTCGACTGCAGCCTGCTGCGGTGCTTCCGTCTTATTCAGTGCATTGTATCCCCAGACCATTCCAACGAACAACACAGCGAAACTTGCATAGACGGCGGGCCAGAACCAGTTGCTTTTCGTGCTCTTGTTTTTCTGAGAAGGGGCTTTCGGTTTTTTTTCTTCTCCCATTATGATCACCTCACTCGCTATTCTCTGCAAGTTACGGTGTTTTTAAACATTCGCTTTCCGGCTTCTCGAATTTTTTTATCTGCGTCCCGGTATAGTAGTGTCCGACGATCTGCTCGGCAGTCCAGCCCTTCTTGGCATAGGCTTCTGCGCCGTTCTGGCTCATGCCGACGCCGTGGCCGTACCCTTTCGTCGTAATATGGACGACCTTGTTGGTCACATCGAATCCGATGTTGAAATCGGTGGAGGCGAGCCCGAGGCGTTCACGGATATCCCGGCCGGTGAATTCAGCCGTCCCCGATATGACTTTCTGGACACGGCCTGTTTCGTTGCGGACCAGCTGGAGTGCGCGGAAATCAGCTTCTTTCCATGAAACCCCGAGCTTTGCATTCCATTCACTGAGCGGCATGTCCTTCTTGCGCTCAATCTCCTCGGAGACCGTCTGTTCGTCCGGACTCTCCACACTCTGCAAATACGGGATCGGGCTGCCTGTGAAGTTCTCGGCGGTTTCCGTCTGGCCGTTCGACGTGGAGAAGAACATGGCAGTGATCATTTCATCCTCGTGTACGAGGACTTTGCCCGCTGTGGCCTCCACAGCATCCCGTATTTTCTTTTCGTTCTCCTTGAACGCCTTGCCCCAGCGTTCTTTCCGCTGCTTCTCACTGGAATAGACTTGTGCGCTGACATCGCGGCCGATCGGTTTCGTCCCTTCCGCCGTTTCCTTCAGGGCATAGGTCCGCGCGGCGATCGCCTGCGCCTTGAGGGCTTCCGGCGAGTAGGACACCGGCATTTCGGAAGCGACGACGCCGATGATGTACTC comes from Sporosarcina trichiuri and encodes:
- a CDS encoding flagellar hook-basal body protein, whose protein sequence is MFRGFYTAGSGMIAQQRRTEMLSNNMANANTPGFKAEQSSIRSFPEMLLSSLETAKIPVENRFQMKGLRPVGQLSTGTYMQETAPLFMQGQLRETELTTDIALIDGSLPVDEETGRPGAVFYTLEGPGGERAYTKNGNFALNAEGYLTNASGNYVLDDRGQRIQLPDDDFDVSPEGVISYGGAGQGIRLGIGFAAQPETLAKRDNGLFYASEDLPDAADTDGVTYSFQQGFVEQSNVDAARTMTDMMTAYRAFEANQKVLQAYDRSMEKTVSEVGRVNG
- a CDS encoding sporulation transcriptional regulator SpoIIID, with the translated sequence MHEQIRRRSVRLGNLLIETGLTVRALAKATGYSKSTIHKDLTERLPNIDSALSEDVAKVLAYHKSIRHLRGGEATRQKWKMEQQKLIETDTKAD
- a CDS encoding M23 family metallopeptidase translates to MGEEKKPKAPSQKNKSTKSNWFWPAVYASFAVLFVGMVWGYNALNKTEAPQQAAVEKETGKDKGGVTVETNAKAENLKYPFKEDLLDQVAILQDFYDPEADAATRENALLVFKQQYVTNEGVTLSVGGQPFEVVAAMSGKVDKIISDPFQGDEIVLSHKDGLKTIYRSVTGILVKEGDEIQQGEVLATTAENEWNAAAGIHLHFEVQKDNVAVNPHSFLAFQ
- the mreB gene encoding rod shape-determining protein MreB, which codes for MFAKDIGIDLGTSNVLIHVKGKGIELNEPSVVAVDPAAKSMVAVGEEAHLMIGRTPGNIQVMRPLKDGVIADFDSTEAMLKGFIDRLKVKGWFSKPRILICCPTDVTSVEQKAIKEAVQKSGGRQVFLEAEPKVAAIGAGMDIYQPSGNMVIDIGGGTTDVAVLSMGDIVTSASIKIAGNTFDNDIIQSIKKNHKLLIGERTAEDVKIAVTSLFPGGEEKELAIRGRDLVSGLPRTVTITSKEVSDAMEESVAWILHTAKNVLEKTPPELSADIIDRGIILTGGGALLRGLDQLLAEELKVPVFTAEDPLACVAKGTGIMLDSLDKKRRKS
- a CDS encoding flagellar hook-basal body protein, producing MIRTMTTAVNTMNQLQNNIDMIGNNLSNLTTHGYKANQASFQEMLYQQFNNDKADKAPRETPAGIRYGVGAMLAQTQMNWKVGTLQPTDRNLDFALTEPKQYFNVLAGGETVYTRQGNFYLSPDGNRMALVDGEGNAVADSAGRPISFTGTVADFELRDGGVLTARRADGTEQTVTLGITRMERPNLMTRLSSTHFKVPDNLDELGVTEADILTELTGAAESEIAIRQGALEGSNVDYQKEMTDLINVQRSYQFNSRTVSIADQMLGLVNNIR
- the spoIID gene encoding stage II sporulation protein D, whose protein sequence is MDKRLAAVFIILLFFIPILLNAKDKPPDRASATPGPAVCQAEITVEGEDKPLQLEEYIIGVVASEMPVSYSPEALKAQAIAARTYALKETAEGTKPIGRDVSAQVYSSEKQRKERWGKAFKENEKKIRDAVEATAGKVLVHEDEMITAMFFSTSNGQTETAENFTGSPIPYLQSVESPDEQTVSEEIERKKDMPLSEWNAKLGVSWKEADFRALQLVRNETGRVQKVISGTAEFTGRDIRERLGLASTDFNIGFDVTNKVVHITTKGYGHGVGMSQNGAEAYAKKGWTAEQIVGHYYTGTQIKKFEKPESECLKTP
- the fabZ gene encoding 3-hydroxyacyl-ACP dehydratase FabZ, producing MLTAEQIQAIIPHRYPFLLVDRILEVEAGVRAEGFKNVSVNEDYFNGHFPGYPVMPGVLIVEALAQVGAVAILQKEENKGRLAFFAGIDNCRFKRQVVPGDVLHLKVEITRMRGSIGKGHAVATVEGEVACEADITFALGAKED
- a CDS encoding DNA-directed RNA polymerase subunit beta, producing MTEEKRITSTPAETPAESSQKPIMSRTEARRAHAATVAETAAEQEKPVRSRRSKEPYAGQTVPETRNERPAAANAQADEEAADVKPVRWVQIRILPIYVRVLLVILLLAVAVIAGAMIGYSILGDGPAGDVFQKETWTHIFDIMNGKE